A section of the Bradyrhizobium oligotrophicum S58 genome encodes:
- a CDS encoding bifunctional diguanylate cyclase/phosphodiesterase codes for MQVEEYSAPTLQEQDDARNGSGREKLRASLSRYRLYRPAIIAACVGVVLSIAGTVAVGRWENRLARSDFEGVAEAQAILVQNGVNEYVSRLTALRTRFESANDDITRSEYQTFSARLFEAHRGMLRLAWLPRIKRKERGEYEAAAITDGVPAFRIKSYPDGTVAPENDEYYPVYFSTEAKTSPVYGLDYWSIPDHRAVLEQSRDYDMIGALRTRQNLINQNERNNAVMIGIPVYAKGTSRTTVADRRRNLAGFIVGVFDLPMLLQSVRANNPNSPALQINLLPPERVINASGVDPQRWPADPNIWSTTLRIGDADWVFQAAPAGGGLMATHNRALALYAAGIATTIFLAVYLALSSRNAQQLALANRRVLELAQTDALTGLANRAFFLEEMERINDDKSGRFTVFLLDLDRFKNVNDSLGHGAGDELLVQVAQRLRSQLRDEDVLARLGGDEFALIQAGFTDQRAAAIELAQRITKLIAEPFQLGGQRVEIGTSIGISLAPQHGRDQEHLLKKADLALYRSKSAGRSCYTLYDDAMSAELEARNTLEGDLRDAIAQCQFEVHYQPFYDAETRERRGVEALVRWRHPVKGLVPPDKFIPLAESTGLIVPLGEWIIGRACDDATLWPDDVRLAVNLSPVQFKQAELFDVIQSALARSGLDPKRLEIEITESVLLERAAENESFIDRLKGLGISLALDDFGTGYSSLRSLTAFPFNKIKIDKSFIANLSVRDESAAVISSVVTLARGLGIQITAEGVETEEQLAQLRSLGVNFAQGYLLGRPMPVEQLEQHLEIARAPSETDEQQPAAEASEDDDQPSADVVALIPRSGALLSLASNG; via the coding sequence TTGCAGGTTGAAGAGTACAGCGCACCGACGCTGCAGGAACAGGATGATGCTCGCAATGGTAGCGGGCGCGAGAAGCTGCGCGCGTCGCTATCGCGATACCGCCTGTATCGCCCTGCGATCATCGCTGCCTGCGTCGGCGTCGTTCTGTCGATCGCGGGAACGGTTGCAGTCGGACGCTGGGAAAACCGGCTGGCGCGGAGTGATTTCGAAGGTGTGGCCGAGGCGCAGGCGATCCTGGTCCAGAACGGCGTCAACGAATATGTCAGCCGGCTGACCGCGCTGCGGACGCGTTTCGAATCGGCCAACGACGACATCACGCGCAGCGAGTACCAGACCTTCAGTGCGCGCCTGTTCGAGGCGCATCGCGGCATGCTGCGTCTCGCCTGGCTGCCGCGGATCAAGCGCAAGGAGCGCGGTGAATACGAGGCGGCGGCGATCACCGACGGCGTCCCGGCCTTCCGCATCAAGTCCTATCCGGACGGCACGGTCGCGCCGGAAAACGACGAGTACTATCCCGTCTATTTCTCCACGGAGGCGAAGACCTCGCCGGTCTACGGCCTCGACTATTGGAGCATCCCCGACCATCGCGCCGTGCTGGAGCAGTCGCGCGACTACGACATGATCGGCGCGCTACGCACCCGACAGAATCTGATCAATCAGAACGAGCGCAACAACGCCGTGATGATCGGAATCCCGGTCTATGCAAAGGGGACGTCGCGCACGACGGTCGCCGACCGCAGGCGCAATCTCGCCGGCTTCATCGTCGGCGTGTTCGACCTGCCGATGTTGTTGCAGTCGGTGCGTGCCAACAATCCCAACAGTCCGGCGCTCCAGATCAACCTGCTTCCGCCCGAGCGCGTCATCAATGCCTCCGGCGTGGATCCACAGCGTTGGCCGGCCGATCCCAACATCTGGTCGACCACCTTGCGGATCGGCGACGCCGACTGGGTGTTTCAGGCCGCGCCCGCCGGCGGCGGGCTGATGGCCACGCACAACCGCGCGCTGGCGCTGTACGCGGCCGGCATCGCCACGACGATCTTCCTCGCCGTCTATCTCGCGCTGTCGAGCCGCAACGCCCAGCAGCTGGCGCTCGCCAACCGTCGCGTGCTCGAACTGGCGCAGACCGACGCGCTGACCGGGCTTGCGAACCGCGCCTTCTTCCTGGAGGAGATGGAGCGCATCAACGACGACAAGAGCGGCCGCTTCACCGTCTTCCTGCTCGACCTCGACCGCTTCAAGAACGTCAACGACTCGCTCGGTCATGGCGCGGGCGACGAACTGCTGGTGCAGGTCGCGCAGCGCCTGCGATCGCAGCTGCGCGACGAGGACGTGCTGGCCCGGCTCGGCGGCGACGAGTTCGCCCTGATCCAGGCCGGCTTCACCGACCAGCGCGCCGCCGCGATCGAACTTGCGCAGCGGATCACCAAGCTGATCGCCGAGCCGTTCCAGCTCGGCGGGCAGCGGGTCGAGATCGGCACCAGCATCGGCATCTCGCTCGCGCCCCAGCATGGCCGCGACCAGGAGCATCTGCTCAAGAAGGCCGACCTCGCGCTGTATCGTTCGAAATCCGCCGGCCGCAGCTGCTACACGCTCTATGACGACGCGATGTCGGCGGAGCTCGAGGCGCGCAACACGCTGGAGGGCGATCTGCGCGACGCCATCGCGCAGTGCCAGTTCGAGGTTCACTACCAGCCGTTCTACGACGCCGAGACGCGCGAACGCCGCGGCGTCGAGGCGCTGGTGCGCTGGCGTCACCCGGTCAAGGGCCTGGTGCCGCCGGACAAGTTCATTCCGCTCGCGGAATCGACCGGCCTGATCGTCCCGCTCGGGGAGTGGATCATCGGCCGCGCCTGCGACGACGCGACGTTGTGGCCCGACGACGTCAGGCTCGCAGTCAATCTGTCGCCGGTCCAGTTCAAGCAGGCGGAACTGTTCGACGTCATCCAGTCGGCGCTCGCACGGTCCGGCCTCGATCCGAAACGTCTCGAGATCGAGATCACGGAGTCGGTGCTGCTGGAGCGCGCAGCGGAGAACGAGAGCTTCATCGACCGGCTCAAGGGCCTCGGCATCTCGCTGGCGCTCGACGATTTCGGCACCGGCTATTCGTCGCTGCGCTCGTTGACGGCCTTCCCGTTCAACAAGATCAAGATCGACAAGTCCTTCATCGCCAATCTGAGCGTGCGCGACGAAAGCGCCGCCGTCATCTCCTCGGTGGTGACGCTGGCGCGCGGGCTCGGCATCCAGATCACCGCAGAGGGCGTCGAGACGGAGGAGCAGCTCGCGCAGTTGCGCTCGCTCGGCGTCAACTTCGCGCAAGGCTATCTGCTGGGCCGGCCGATGCCGGTCGAGCAGCTCGAGCAGCATCTCGAGATCGCGCGAGCCCCGTCCGAGACGGATGAGCAGCAGCCGGCCGCCGAAGCCTCCGAGGATGACGACCAGCCCTCGGCCGATGTCGTCGCACTCATTCCCCGGTCCGGGGCGCTGCTATCCCTCGCATCCAACGGCTGA
- a CDS encoding helix-turn-helix domain-containing protein, translated as MESVSSLLPSYGFSAAEMDTEANIAAWREATSTFFDVDELAAGEATPFRADVLSYALGSVLLGSARASGQRFRRSAEMIARSGVDHIILQLYVKGGYDGVAGAHPIRVEAGDLCVLDLAQTLETRATAFENVTMVVPRPMFDARLLQVDDLHGLVLPRDGALAPLLARHFGALFDCAPRMRFDECQAVVEGTIALISACLRGELERRDADRSVAADASLFRIRQYIEAQLSSPELSADAVALHFGLSRASLYRLFAPIGGIADYIRSRRLHRAFFDLAGTGSRSSRVGEVARRWQLGTDAHFTRLFKTAYGITPSAARDAAMLDLRQSPPDAGGEAASPLSRWMRGIAAPRTGE; from the coding sequence ATCGAATCCGTTTCGTCCCTGCTGCCGAGCTACGGCTTCTCAGCCGCGGAGATGGACACCGAGGCCAACATCGCAGCGTGGCGCGAAGCCACCTCGACATTCTTCGACGTCGACGAGCTCGCCGCCGGCGAGGCCACGCCGTTCCGCGCCGATGTCCTGTCCTATGCGCTCGGATCGGTGCTGCTGGGATCGGCGCGCGCGAGCGGCCAGCGCTTCCGCCGATCGGCCGAAATGATCGCGCGCAGCGGCGTCGACCACATCATCCTGCAGCTCTACGTGAAGGGCGGCTACGACGGCGTCGCAGGCGCTCACCCGATCCGGGTGGAAGCCGGCGACCTCTGCGTGCTCGATCTGGCCCAGACACTCGAGACGCGTGCGACCGCATTCGAGAACGTCACGATGGTCGTCCCGCGTCCGATGTTCGACGCCCGCCTGCTGCAGGTCGATGATCTGCACGGGCTCGTGCTGCCGCGCGACGGCGCACTCGCCCCGCTGCTGGCGCGGCATTTCGGCGCACTGTTCGACTGCGCACCGCGCATGCGCTTCGACGAGTGCCAAGCCGTCGTCGAAGGCACGATCGCGCTGATCTCCGCCTGCCTGCGCGGCGAGCTCGAACGTCGCGACGCCGACCGCAGTGTCGCCGCCGACGCCTCGCTGTTTCGGATCCGTCAGTATATCGAGGCGCAGCTGTCGAGCCCCGAGCTCAGCGCCGACGCCGTCGCGCTGCATTTCGGGCTGTCGCGGGCATCGCTCTATCGCCTGTTCGCCCCGATCGGCGGCATCGCCGACTACATCCGCAGCCGCCGCCTGCACCGCGCCTTCTTCGATCTCGCAGGAACCGGATCGCGGAGCAGCCGCGTCGGTGAGGTGGCGCGGCGCTGGCAGCTCGGCACCGACGCGCATTTCACGCGGCTGTTCAAGACCGCCTACGGTATCACGCCGAGCGCCGCGCGTGATGCGGCGATGCTGGACCTGCGGCAATCGCCGCCCGACGCAGGCGGCGAAGCGGCCTCGCCGCTCAGCCGTTGGATGCGAGGGATAGCAGCGCCCCGGACCGGGGAATGA
- a CDS encoding Lrp/AsnC ligand binding domain-containing protein, translating to MVPFFVQIKCKLGQSYVVANALAEAEIASEIYSTAGNYDLLVKFYVDKDTDIGHFVNEKVQVLPGIQDTHTIITFKAFGAT from the coding sequence ATGGTTCCCTTCTTCGTCCAGATCAAGTGCAAGCTCGGCCAGTCCTACGTGGTGGCGAATGCGCTGGCAGAGGCCGAGATCGCCTCGGAGATCTACTCAACGGCGGGCAATTACGACCTGCTGGTGAAGTTCTATGTCGACAAGGATACCGATATCGGCCACTTCGTGAACGAGAAGGTGCAGGTGCTGCCCGGTATCCAGGACACGCACACCATCATCACGTTCAAGGCGTTTGGCGCCACCTAG